The following proteins are encoded in a genomic region of Coffea eugenioides isolate CCC68of chromosome 6, Ceug_1.0, whole genome shotgun sequence:
- the LOC113775192 gene encoding UPF0057 membrane protein At2g24040-like has translation MVSRCEICCEIILAILLPPLGICLRHGCCTVEFFICLVLTMLGYVPGIIYALYAILFIDRDMSRGEYYEPLA, from the exons ATGGTGTCCAGATGTGAAATCTGCTGCGAGATTATACTGGCGATCCTCCTTCCCCCTCTCGGCATTTGTCTCCGGCATGGCTGCTGCACT GTAGAGTTCTTTATCTGCTTAGTATTGACGATGCTCGGGTACGTTCCGGGAATAATCTATGCTCTCTACGCAATTCTCTTCATCGATCGGGATATGTCCCGCGGCGAGTACTATGAGCCCCTTGCCTAG